One genomic segment of Mycolicibacterium chubuense NBB4 includes these proteins:
- a CDS encoding SPW repeat protein produces the protein MTTARSEIDQHPDLLALRANYDRVAETAPVQVSLGLTMLAGLYAAMSPWIVGFNGTSRLATIDLIAGLAVAVLALSFSSVLDRTHGVVWTLPLLGIGLIIAPWVHTGASPTASMMWSNVVIGAVVTVLGLVATGLGMRARTGAPRMMPEAHRR, from the coding sequence GTGACAACCGCTCGCTCCGAGATCGACCAACACCCTGATCTGTTGGCATTGCGTGCCAATTACGACCGTGTTGCCGAGACTGCACCCGTTCAGGTCTCGCTGGGACTGACGATGCTGGCCGGGCTGTACGCAGCCATGTCCCCGTGGATCGTCGGCTTCAACGGCACCTCGAGGCTCGCGACGATCGACCTGATCGCCGGCCTCGCCGTGGCGGTACTGGCGCTGAGCTTCAGCTCGGTCCTCGACCGCACCCACGGCGTCGTCTGGACCCTGCCGCTGCTCGGCATCGGCCTCATCATCGCACCGTGGGTCCACACCGGTGCATCACCGACGGCCAGCATGATGTGGTCGAACGTGGTCATCGGTGCCGTGGTGACCGTCCTCGGCCTCGTCGCCACGGGCCTCGGCATGAGGGCACGGACCGGCGCGCCCCGGATGATGCCGGAAGCGCACCGGCGCTGA
- the eutC gene encoding ethanolamine ammonia-lyase subunit EutC codes for MTPDQAPDQIAAQEFWTELRKTTQARIGLGRAGNGLPSRQVLELASAHAAARDAVHVPLDVERLTAGVRDVGIGEPVVVRSRAGSRGEYLRRPDLGRMPDDLSGVPADGADLGIVLADGLSPTALVTHGPALLAALVSELGTRHTLAPPVIATQARVALGDHVAEAAGVRTVLVVIGERPGLSVVDSLGVYLTHRPRVGCTDADRNCISNVHPPDGLGYAQAARITAALVDGAVRLGRSGVDLKDTSRGEALNPAADGVLTCTDAHR; via the coding sequence ATGACCCCGGACCAGGCTCCGGATCAGATTGCCGCGCAGGAGTTCTGGACAGAGCTGCGCAAGACCACGCAGGCCAGGATCGGCCTCGGTCGCGCGGGCAACGGCCTGCCCAGCCGACAGGTCCTCGAACTCGCCTCCGCGCACGCGGCGGCACGCGACGCGGTGCACGTGCCACTCGACGTGGAGAGGTTGACCGCCGGGGTGCGCGACGTCGGCATCGGCGAGCCGGTGGTGGTGCGCAGCAGGGCGGGCTCGCGCGGCGAGTATCTGCGCCGCCCCGACCTGGGCCGGATGCCCGACGACCTCTCCGGCGTCCCCGCCGACGGTGCCGACCTCGGCATCGTGCTCGCCGACGGCCTGTCGCCGACGGCACTGGTCACGCACGGGCCGGCGCTGCTGGCCGCGCTCGTCTCCGAGCTCGGCACCCGGCACACCCTTGCGCCGCCGGTGATCGCGACGCAGGCCCGGGTGGCGCTCGGCGACCACGTCGCCGAAGCCGCCGGCGTGCGCACCGTCCTCGTCGTCATCGGGGAGCGCCCGGGCCTCAGCGTCGTCGACAGCCTGGGCGTCTATCTGACCCACCGGCCGCGGGTCGGGTGCACCGACGCCGACCGCAACTGCATCTCCAACGTCCATCCGCCCGACGGGCTGGGGTATGCGCAGGCCGCGCGGATCACCGCGGCGCTCGTCGACGGCGCGGTGCGGCTCGGACGGTCCGGTGTCGACCTGAAGGACACCTCGCGCGGCGAGGCGCTGAACCCGGCCGCCGACGGCGTTTTGACCTGCACGGACGCGCACAGGTAG
- the eat gene encoding ethanolamine permease yields MTTSSRHSVAEHRKTDEYLAKRQLKKGSAGWLLLAGLGVSYVVSGDYSGWNFGLGHGGFGGLAIAAVIIAAMYLALVLGMAELSSALPAAGGGYTFARRALGPWGGFATGTAILIEYSIAPAAIATFIGAYVESLGLFGIHNGWWVYLAAYAIFIGIHLSGVGEALKVMFVITAVALVGLVIFAIAAAGSFDAANLTDIAPTDAAGASPLLPFGYLGIWAAIPFAIWFFLAVEGVPLAAEETANPERNVPRGIIAAMGVLLVTCAGVLVLATGAGGAAAMSESGNPLVEALGDAGAATLVNYIGLAGLIASFFSIIYAYSRQLFALSRAGYLPTALSVTNSRKAPTLALVVPGAIGFALSLTGKGDLLLNMAVFGAALSYVLMMVSHIVLRRREPDMPRPYRTPGGVATTGFALVIATLAVIATFLVDTGAALCCLAVFALFMLYFAVVSRHRLVANSPDEEFAMLARAESSLK; encoded by the coding sequence GTGACCACGAGCTCGCGGCACAGCGTCGCAGAACATCGGAAAACCGACGAATACCTGGCGAAACGCCAGCTCAAGAAGGGCAGCGCCGGCTGGCTGCTGCTCGCCGGGCTCGGCGTCAGCTACGTCGTCTCCGGGGATTACTCGGGCTGGAACTTCGGCCTCGGCCACGGCGGCTTCGGCGGTCTGGCGATCGCCGCCGTGATCATCGCCGCGATGTATCTGGCCCTGGTGCTCGGCATGGCCGAGCTGTCCTCGGCGCTGCCCGCGGCGGGCGGCGGCTACACCTTCGCGCGGCGCGCACTCGGGCCCTGGGGTGGTTTCGCCACCGGGACCGCGATCCTGATCGAGTACTCGATCGCCCCGGCGGCCATCGCCACCTTCATCGGGGCCTACGTGGAATCGCTGGGACTGTTCGGGATTCACAACGGCTGGTGGGTGTACCTGGCGGCCTACGCGATCTTCATCGGCATCCACCTGTCCGGGGTCGGAGAGGCACTCAAGGTGATGTTCGTGATCACCGCGGTCGCCCTCGTCGGCCTCGTGATCTTCGCGATCGCCGCCGCGGGCAGCTTCGATGCGGCCAACCTCACCGACATCGCACCCACCGACGCCGCCGGGGCATCGCCGCTGCTGCCGTTCGGCTATCTGGGCATCTGGGCGGCCATCCCGTTCGCGATCTGGTTCTTCCTTGCCGTCGAGGGCGTGCCGCTGGCCGCCGAGGAGACCGCGAACCCGGAGCGCAACGTGCCGCGCGGCATCATCGCCGCGATGGGCGTGCTGCTGGTGACGTGCGCCGGCGTGCTCGTGCTCGCGACCGGAGCGGGCGGCGCCGCGGCGATGTCGGAGTCCGGCAACCCGCTGGTCGAGGCGCTCGGCGACGCAGGGGCGGCCACGCTGGTCAACTACATCGGACTCGCCGGCCTGATCGCGAGCTTCTTCTCGATCATCTACGCCTACTCGCGTCAGCTGTTCGCCCTCTCGCGGGCCGGTTACCTGCCGACCGCACTGTCGGTGACGAACTCGCGCAAGGCGCCGACGCTGGCGCTCGTCGTCCCCGGGGCGATCGGCTTCGCGCTGTCGCTCACCGGCAAGGGAGACCTGCTGCTGAACATGGCCGTCTTCGGCGCCGCGCTGAGCTACGTACTGATGATGGTCAGCCACATCGTCCTGCGCCGCCGCGAACCGGACATGCCCCGGCCCTACCGGACGCCGGGCGGCGTGGCGACCACCGGATTCGCCTTGGTGATCGCCACGTTGGCGGTGATCGCCACGTTCCTCGTCGACACCGGCGCCGCACTGTGCTGCCTCGCGGTCTTCGCGCTGTTCATGCTGTACTTCGCGGTCGTGAGCCGGCACCGGCTGGTGGCCAACTCCCCCGACGAGGAGTTCGCGATGCTCGCTCGAGCAGAGAGCTCGTTGAAGTGA
- the rpsI gene encoding 30S ribosomal protein S9: protein MTEPEYTTETVEAVETPETDAAYDADAAHRDPVVIDRPIQTVGRRKEAVVRVRLVPGTGQFHLDGRTLENYFPNKVHQQLIKAPLVTVDRLEQFDIYAHLDGGGPSGQAGALRLAIARALIVVQPEDRPALKRAGFLTRDPRAIERKKYGLKKARKAPQYSKR from the coding sequence GTGACCGAACCCGAGTACACGACCGAGACGGTCGAGGCGGTCGAGACCCCCGAGACCGACGCCGCGTACGACGCCGACGCCGCCCATCGCGACCCGGTGGTGATCGACCGTCCGATCCAGACCGTCGGCCGCCGCAAGGAGGCCGTGGTCCGGGTGCGCCTGGTGCCCGGCACCGGCCAGTTCCACCTCGACGGCCGCACGCTGGAGAACTACTTCCCGAACAAGGTGCACCAGCAGCTCATCAAGGCGCCGCTGGTGACCGTCGATCGGCTCGAGCAGTTCGACATCTACGCCCACCTCGACGGTGGCGGCCCGTCCGGGCAGGCCGGCGCGCTGCGCCTGGCGATCGCCCGCGCGCTGATCGTGGTGCAGCCGGAGGACCGGCCCGCCCTCAAGCGCGCCGGGTTCCTGACGCGCGACCCGCGTGCCATCGAGCGCAAGAAGTATGGCCTGAAGAAGGCGCGTAAGGCGCCTCAGTACAGCAAGCGCTGA
- a CDS encoding ethanolamine ammonia-lyase subunit EutB — protein sequence MKFRQQVSGVTYSFDGLVDLMAKATPLRSGDQLAGCAADSDAERAAAAWALADVPLETFLSEVVVPYETDEVTRLIIDGHDRQAFSAISHLTVGGLRDWLMDAASRDDGAARIAAAAPGLTPEMAAAVSKIMRNQDLIAVAAATHVSAAFRTTVGTPGTLATRLQPNHPTDDPRGIAAAVLDGLLLGCGDAVIGINPATDSPHATAELLHLLDSIRARYDIPVQSCVLSHVTTTIGLIEQGVPVDLVFQSIAGTQAANAAFGVDLAVLREGNDAARSLGRGTVGDNVMYLETGQGSALSSGTHLGTGGRPVDQQTLEVRAYAVARDLQPLLVNTVVGFIGPEYLYDGKQIVRAGLEDHFCGKLLGLPMGVDVCYTNHAEADQNDMDTLLTLLAAAGVAFVITVPGADDVMLGYQSLSFHDVLVTRRTLGLRPAPEFERWLRAVGMMDDAGRVVPLDVTRSPLRALAAAEAS from the coding sequence GTGAAGTTCCGCCAACAGGTTTCGGGAGTCACCTACTCCTTCGACGGGCTGGTCGACCTGATGGCCAAGGCGACGCCGCTGCGGTCGGGTGACCAGCTGGCCGGCTGCGCCGCCGACAGCGACGCCGAACGGGCCGCCGCGGCGTGGGCATTGGCGGACGTCCCACTGGAGACGTTCCTGTCCGAGGTCGTCGTGCCCTACGAGACCGACGAGGTCACCCGGCTGATCATCGACGGCCATGACAGACAAGCGTTCTCGGCGATCTCGCACCTGACGGTGGGCGGGCTGCGGGATTGGCTGATGGACGCGGCGTCGCGGGACGACGGCGCGGCGAGGATCGCGGCGGCGGCGCCGGGGCTGACCCCGGAGATGGCGGCGGCGGTCAGCAAGATCATGCGCAATCAGGACCTGATCGCCGTCGCGGCCGCCACGCACGTCTCGGCGGCGTTCCGCACCACGGTCGGCACACCGGGCACGCTGGCGACCCGCCTGCAGCCCAACCATCCGACCGACGACCCGCGCGGCATCGCGGCCGCCGTTCTGGACGGACTGCTCCTGGGCTGCGGCGATGCCGTCATCGGCATCAACCCCGCCACGGATTCACCGCACGCCACCGCCGAACTGTTGCACCTGCTGGACTCGATCCGCGCGCGCTACGACATCCCCGTGCAGTCGTGCGTGCTCTCGCACGTGACGACGACGATCGGGCTGATCGAGCAGGGTGTGCCCGTCGACCTGGTGTTCCAGTCCATCGCGGGCACGCAGGCCGCCAACGCCGCCTTCGGCGTGGACCTCGCAGTGCTGCGCGAGGGCAACGACGCGGCCCGCTCCCTCGGCCGCGGCACCGTCGGCGACAACGTGATGTACCTGGAGACCGGGCAGGGTTCGGCGCTGAGCTCGGGCACCCATCTGGGCACCGGCGGACGACCGGTCGATCAGCAGACCCTCGAGGTGCGGGCCTATGCGGTGGCGCGCGATCTGCAGCCGCTGCTGGTCAATACCGTGGTGGGCTTCATCGGCCCCGAGTACCTCTACGACGGCAAGCAGATCGTGCGCGCGGGTCTGGAGGATCACTTCTGCGGCAAGCTGCTCGGTCTGCCGATGGGCGTCGACGTCTGCTACACCAACCACGCCGAGGCCGACCAGAACGACATGGACACGCTGCTGACGCTGCTCGCGGCGGCCGGAGTCGCCTTCGTCATCACCGTCCCCGGCGCCGACGACGTGATGCTCGGCTATCAGAGCCTGTCGTTCCACGACGTCCTGGTGACCCGGCGCACCCTCGGGCTGCGGCCGGCGCCCGAATTCGAACGCTGGCTGCGCGCGGTGGGGATGATGGACGACGCGGGCCGGGTGGTCCCGCTCGACGTCACCCGCTCGCCCCTGCGGGCGCTGGCCGCGGCGGAGGCGTCGTGA
- a CDS encoding TetR/AcrR family transcriptional regulator, whose amino-acid sequence MTRPAFATRRRIELFDALVALFLAEGFAQFTLDDIAARLRCSKSTLYTLAASKEQLVQAATVHFFRTATDLVEARVGGEVNARERIAAYLSGVGAALDPASDQFMADLDAFPPARAIYEQNTRIAARRVRELIADGVAAGEFRDVHAAFAADLVAAMMVRIQRREVRDHSGLDDADAYRELAAILTGGIQA is encoded by the coding sequence GTGACCCGGCCGGCCTTCGCCACCCGCAGGCGCATCGAGTTGTTCGACGCGCTGGTGGCCCTGTTCCTGGCCGAAGGATTCGCGCAGTTCACGCTCGACGACATCGCGGCGCGGCTGCGGTGCTCGAAATCCACGCTGTACACGCTGGCCGCCAGCAAGGAGCAGCTGGTGCAGGCGGCCACCGTCCACTTCTTCCGGACGGCGACGGATCTCGTCGAAGCGCGGGTGGGCGGCGAAGTGAACGCCCGCGAGCGGATCGCGGCCTACCTCTCAGGGGTGGGTGCCGCGCTGGACCCGGCGTCGGACCAGTTCATGGCCGACCTCGACGCCTTCCCGCCGGCGCGCGCCATCTACGAGCAGAACACCAGGATCGCCGCGCGCCGGGTGCGGGAGCTGATCGCCGACGGGGTCGCCGCGGGCGAGTTCCGCGACGTCCACGCCGCGTTCGCGGCCGACCTGGTGGCCGCCATGATGGTGCGCATCCAGCGACGTGAGGTGCGCGACCACTCCGGACTCGACGATGCGGATGCTTACCGGGAACTCGCCGCGATCCTCACCGGAGGAATCCAGGCCTGA
- the rplM gene encoding 50S ribosomal protein L13, protein MPTYTPKAGDTTRSWYVIDATDVVLGRLAVEAAKLLRGKHKPTFTPNVDGGDFVIIINAEKVAIGGDKLTKKFAYRHSGYPGGLRRRTIGELLAKHPTRVVENAIVGMLPHNKLSRQVQKKLKVYAGPAHPHAAQQPIPFEIKQVAQ, encoded by the coding sequence GTGCCTACGTACACGCCGAAGGCGGGTGACACCACGCGCTCGTGGTACGTCATCGACGCCACCGACGTGGTGCTCGGCCGGCTCGCCGTCGAAGCAGCCAAGCTGCTGCGCGGCAAGCACAAGCCGACATTCACGCCCAATGTCGATGGTGGCGATTTCGTCATCATCATCAATGCCGAGAAGGTCGCCATCGGTGGCGACAAGCTCACCAAGAAGTTCGCCTACCGTCACTCGGGTTATCCCGGCGGCCTGCGCAGGCGCACGATCGGCGAGCTGCTGGCCAAGCACCCGACCCGCGTCGTCGAGAACGCGATCGTCGGGATGCTGCCGCACAACAAGCTCAGCCGGCAGGTCCAGAAGAAGCTGAAGGTGTATGCCGGCCCCGCGCATCCGCACGCCGCGCAGCAGCCGATTCCGTTCGAGATCAAGCAGGTGGCCCAGTGA
- a CDS encoding NADP-dependent oxidoreductase — MTALRAHRRGGPEVLVVEPAPIPEPGPGEVLVEVHAAAITFDELTWDETWQRDGADRTPVVPSHEMSGVVAAVADDVTGLAVGDEVYGLIPFDRDGAAAEYVGVPTAALAPRPTTVSHVVAAALPLAGLTAWQALHDHAAVQPGERVLVHGGAGGVGALAVQLAANAGAEVTATVRSDAHDLVTGFGARRVVDARVTPFDGPDSEYDVVIDTVGGETMERSFDVLRPGGRLVTLSAPPPAGKAEAFEVDAMFFIVVPDRDQLRHLATLVDQNRLHVQIAATFPLQEGREAFDSGRRPGRRAGKTVLTVRD, encoded by the coding sequence ATGACAGCGCTGCGGGCGCACCGCCGCGGCGGCCCCGAGGTCCTGGTCGTCGAACCCGCACCGATTCCCGAGCCGGGCCCCGGCGAGGTCCTGGTCGAAGTGCACGCCGCCGCAATCACATTCGACGAGCTGACGTGGGACGAGACGTGGCAGCGCGACGGCGCCGACCGCACCCCGGTCGTCCCGTCGCACGAGATGTCGGGGGTGGTCGCCGCCGTCGCCGACGACGTCACCGGGCTGGCCGTCGGCGACGAGGTGTACGGGTTGATCCCGTTCGACCGCGACGGCGCTGCTGCCGAGTACGTCGGCGTCCCGACCGCCGCCCTCGCGCCGCGGCCCACGACCGTGTCGCACGTGGTCGCGGCCGCGCTGCCGCTGGCGGGGCTGACAGCCTGGCAGGCGCTGCACGACCACGCTGCGGTCCAGCCGGGCGAGCGGGTCCTCGTGCACGGCGGCGCCGGCGGTGTCGGTGCGCTGGCCGTCCAACTCGCCGCGAACGCGGGCGCCGAGGTCACAGCGACCGTGCGCAGCGACGCCCACGACCTCGTCACCGGTTTCGGCGCGCGCCGGGTCGTCGACGCCCGGGTAACACCGTTCGACGGGCCCGACAGCGAGTACGACGTCGTCATCGACACGGTCGGGGGCGAGACGATGGAGCGCTCCTTCGACGTGCTGCGGCCGGGGGGCCGGTTGGTGACGCTGTCCGCACCACCGCCCGCGGGCAAGGCCGAGGCGTTCGAGGTCGACGCGATGTTCTTCATCGTGGTGCCCGATCGCGACCAGCTCCGCCACCTGGCGACGCTCGTCGACCAGAACCGGCTGCACGTCCAGATCGCCGCGACGTTTCCGCTGCAGGAGGGCCGGGAGGCGTTCGACAGTGGCCGCAGGCCGGGACGGCGAGCCGGCAAGACCGTGCTGACCGTCCGCGATTAG
- a CDS encoding nitroreductase, which produces MYDLEDAIVMRRSTRLFLRDKPVPRDLVTQALELAIRAPSNSNVQPWQMVFASGAARDRLVEALLERADTVAPAVPVLPDSFAHLRRELGALVYGSMGIARHDTEARRLAVLRNWEFFRAPLAGIVCMHRDLGHVDALGVGMFLQTFLLALTARGVGSCVQVSIAGYPDVVRAQLDISDEHRILCGIAIGYPDPDFPANHLDVPRNPLNRNVRFVDD; this is translated from the coding sequence ATGTACGACCTCGAGGACGCGATCGTCATGCGCCGGTCCACCCGGCTGTTCCTGCGCGACAAGCCGGTGCCCCGTGACCTGGTCACGCAGGCACTGGAGCTGGCGATCCGGGCGCCGTCGAACTCCAACGTCCAGCCCTGGCAGATGGTGTTCGCTTCGGGTGCAGCGCGTGACCGGCTGGTCGAGGCTCTGCTCGAACGCGCCGACACGGTGGCCCCCGCGGTGCCGGTGCTGCCCGACTCGTTCGCACACCTGCGCCGGGAGCTCGGCGCGCTCGTCTACGGCTCGATGGGTATCGCCCGCCACGACACCGAGGCCAGACGGCTTGCCGTGCTTCGCAACTGGGAGTTCTTCCGGGCCCCGTTGGCAGGCATCGTGTGCATGCACCGCGACCTCGGCCACGTCGACGCCCTCGGTGTCGGCATGTTCCTGCAGACGTTCCTGCTGGCGCTGACCGCTCGCGGGGTCGGCAGCTGCGTGCAGGTGTCGATCGCCGGCTACCCGGACGTCGTCCGCGCACAACTCGACATCAGCGACGAGCACCGGATCCTCTGCGGCATCGCGATCGGCTATCCCGACCCCGACTTCCCTGCCAATCATCTCGATGTCCCCCGGAATCCCTTGAACCGCAACGTCAGGTTCGTCGACGACTGA
- the glmM gene encoding phosphoglucosamine mutase: MARLFGTDGVRGVANQELTAELAMALGAAAARRLTRAGDARRRVAVVGRDPRASGEMLEAAVIAGLASEGVDALRVGILPTPAVAYLTSAYDADFGVMISASHNPMPDNGIKIFGPGGHKLDDDTEDRIEELLHQGPGSRPTGSGIGRVVDAEDALERYLRHVGKAATTRLDELTVVVDCANGAASQAAPLAYRAAGANVIPIHADPDGLNINEDCGSTHMQSLRSAVVSYGADLGLAHDGDADRCLAVDAHGRLIDGDAIMVVLALAMQETGELTSGTLVATVMSNMGLHIAMRSAGIDVRTTGVGDRYVLEELRAGPYSLGGEQSGHVVMPAFGTTGDGIVTGLRLMARMAQTRSSLADLAEPMHTLPQVLINVEVSDKATVADAPAVRDAVARVEAELGDTGRILLRPSGTEQVVRVMVEAADEDTARQMAVRVAESVSAES, from the coding sequence ATGGCTCGACTGTTCGGCACCGACGGCGTGCGCGGGGTCGCCAACCAGGAGCTGACCGCTGAACTGGCGATGGCGCTGGGGGCGGCGGCGGCGCGGCGGCTGACCAGGGCCGGCGATGCCCGTCGACGGGTCGCCGTCGTCGGTCGCGACCCGCGGGCCAGCGGTGAGATGCTCGAGGCGGCCGTGATCGCCGGGCTCGCCAGCGAAGGCGTCGACGCCCTGCGCGTCGGGATCCTGCCGACGCCGGCGGTGGCCTACCTGACCAGCGCCTACGACGCGGACTTCGGCGTGATGATCTCCGCGTCGCACAATCCGATGCCCGACAACGGCATCAAGATCTTCGGGCCCGGCGGTCACAAGCTCGACGACGACACCGAGGACCGGATCGAAGAACTCCTCCACCAGGGGCCCGGCTCCCGGCCCACCGGGTCGGGCATCGGCCGGGTCGTCGACGCGGAGGACGCCCTCGAGCGCTACCTGCGCCACGTCGGCAAGGCCGCCACCACCCGCCTGGACGAATTGACCGTCGTCGTCGACTGCGCCAACGGAGCGGCGTCGCAGGCGGCTCCGCTCGCCTACCGGGCGGCGGGCGCCAACGTCATCCCGATCCACGCCGATCCCGATGGTCTGAACATCAACGAGGACTGCGGCTCGACGCACATGCAGTCGCTGCGCTCGGCGGTGGTGTCCTACGGCGCCGACCTCGGGCTCGCGCACGACGGCGATGCCGACCGCTGCCTGGCGGTCGACGCGCACGGCCGCCTCATCGACGGCGACGCGATCATGGTGGTGCTCGCGCTCGCGATGCAGGAGACCGGCGAGCTGACCTCGGGCACTCTGGTCGCCACCGTGATGAGCAACATGGGACTGCACATCGCGATGCGGTCGGCGGGCATCGACGTCCGCACCACCGGTGTCGGGGACCGCTACGTCCTCGAAGAACTCCGCGCCGGCCCCTACTCGCTCGGCGGTGAGCAGTCCGGACACGTCGTGATGCCCGCCTTCGGCACCACGGGCGACGGCATCGTCACCGGTCTGCGGTTGATGGCCCGCATGGCGCAGACGCGCAGCAGCCTCGCCGACCTGGCCGAGCCGATGCACACGCTGCCGCAGGTCCTGATCAATGTCGAGGTGTCCGACAAAGCGACGGTCGCCGACGCGCCGGCGGTCCGCGACGCGGTGGCCCGCGTCGAGGCCGAACTCGGCGACACCGGGCGCATCCTGCTGCGCCCCTCGGGCACCGAGCAGGTGGTGCGGGTGATGGTGGAGGCCGCCGACGAGGACACCGCCCGGCAGATGGCGGTACGGGTCGCGGAGTCGGTCAGCGCCGAGAGCTGA
- a CDS encoding acyl-CoA dehydrogenase family protein produces the protein MAVDRLLPTDDARELVDLARQIADKVLDPIVDRHEKDETYPTGVFAPLGEAGLLSLPYPEEWGGGGQPYEVYLQVLEELAARWAAVAVAVSVHSLSCHPLMAFGTDDQRRRWLPDMLGGSTIGAYSLSEPQAGSDAAALACKATATDGGYRISGSKAWITHGGIADFYNLFARTGQGSQGISCFLVPKDTAGLTFGRPEEKMGLHAVPTTAAHYDDAFVDGDRRIGAEGQGLQIAFSALDSGRLGIAAVAVGLAQAALDEAVSYSQERTTFGRKIIDHQGLAFLLADMAAAVDAARATYLDAARRRDAGMPYSRQASVAKLVATDAAMKVTTDAVQVFGGAGYTRDYRVERYMREAKIMQIFEGTNQIQRLVISRHLTRG, from the coding sequence ATGGCCGTGGATCGTCTCCTGCCCACCGACGACGCCCGTGAGCTCGTCGACCTCGCCCGCCAGATCGCCGACAAGGTCCTGGACCCGATCGTCGACCGCCACGAGAAGGACGAGACGTATCCCACCGGCGTCTTCGCGCCCCTCGGCGAGGCGGGACTGCTGAGCCTGCCGTACCCCGAGGAGTGGGGCGGCGGAGGTCAGCCCTACGAGGTGTATCTGCAGGTCCTCGAGGAACTCGCCGCACGCTGGGCCGCGGTGGCCGTCGCGGTCAGCGTGCACAGCCTGTCGTGTCACCCCCTGATGGCGTTCGGCACCGACGATCAGCGACGCCGATGGCTTCCGGACATGCTCGGCGGTTCGACGATCGGCGCCTACAGCCTGTCCGAACCGCAGGCCGGCTCCGACGCCGCCGCGCTGGCCTGCAAGGCCACCGCCACCGACGGCGGATACCGCATCAGCGGGTCGAAGGCGTGGATCACCCACGGTGGCATCGCCGACTTCTACAACCTGTTCGCGCGCACTGGCCAAGGCTCGCAAGGCATCTCGTGCTTCCTGGTTCCGAAGGACACCGCGGGGCTGACGTTCGGCCGGCCCGAGGAGAAGATGGGCCTGCACGCGGTGCCCACCACCGCCGCGCATTACGACGACGCATTCGTCGACGGCGACCGGCGAATCGGCGCCGAAGGACAGGGTCTGCAGATCGCCTTCAGCGCACTGGATTCGGGACGACTCGGGATCGCCGCCGTGGCGGTCGGTCTCGCCCAGGCAGCACTCGACGAGGCCGTCTCCTACAGCCAGGAACGAACGACGTTCGGCCGCAAGATCATCGATCATCAGGGCCTGGCTTTCCTGCTGGCCGACATGGCCGCCGCGGTGGATGCCGCCCGGGCCACCTATCTCGACGCCGCGCGCCGCCGCGACGCGGGAATGCCGTATTCACGTCAGGCATCGGTCGCCAAACTTGTCGCCACCGACGCCGCGATGAAGGTGACGACCGACGCGGTGCAGGTGTTCGGCGGTGCGGGGTACACGCGTGACTACCGCGTCGAGCGGTACATGCGCGAAGCCAAGATCATGCAGATCTTCGAGGGCACCAATCAGATTCAGCGTCTGGTCATCAGCCGCCACCTGACGCGGGGCTGA
- a CDS encoding type VII secretion target, whose translation MEALRALGREYRAAASIVDDAVRNHLSGMQFGASAAGRAYVAQGDQVRAALDGVTAALRAWSRAATEVAMVLRVSADRYRDADDRAAERVG comes from the coding sequence GTGGAGGCGCTGCGCGCGCTGGGACGTGAATACCGGGCAGCGGCGTCGATCGTCGACGATGCGGTGCGAAATCATCTGAGCGGCATGCAGTTCGGTGCGTCAGCGGCGGGCCGCGCGTACGTCGCGCAGGGCGACCAGGTCCGGGCGGCGCTCGACGGCGTGACCGCGGCGCTGCGGGCATGGTCACGTGCAGCCACCGAGGTCGCCATGGTGCTTCGGGTCTCGGCCGATCGCTATCGCGACGCTGACGACCGCGCTGCCGAACGGGTGGGGTGA